TGTCCTCGTGGGAGGCAATGTTCCGTCCCGCAGCAGAGGCCGAACTGTCCGCGGCCGCGGCCGTGATCTGCTTGAGCAGTTCCTCCCCAAGCGAGCCACCGCTCGAGGTCGTCTTCACGGAGAGATCGTTGTCGTGGTCGGAACCACTGCTGGCACTACCGTTCAGCTTCTCCCCGGTCAGCTGGTTCATCAGGTTCTGCTGGAAGCTTCTCGGCGAAAGCTGGGACAAACCGGCCTGCTGGTCGGCAAACATCTGGAAGTTGAGGTTCAGGTACGGGAACAGTGGCAAGTTGCCGTTGGCCGCGGCACTCTTGAACATGTGCGCCAGCGGGCTCGGGAATAGCTGGTGTGGGAAGAGGTTCCGCATCAGCCCATTCGTCTGACCACCTCCGGGAGGTGTGAAAGGAGTCGTCGGGGCAGTGCTCAAACCCTGGTGGTTGAGCGGCGTTAGAGGGGCGGACTGATCACCAGCATTCCCCAAGCCACTCAACGATTCTTGCTGCTTGATTGACTGCTGATGtgactgttgctgttgatgggTCTGGTCCTGCTTCTGGAGGAACTTATCGACATTCTTCTGAGGCTTCGCCTTTGGACCACGTCTCGTACCATAAACATCGATGATCGGCAGTGGGTTCGGCGTTCCATCCAGATTGAGCACCACGTCCGGCTTGTGGGCGTACTTCCGAAGATGCAACTTCAGCGAATGGCAGTACTTGGTGGCGTAGTTACAATCAGCACACCGGTACTGGAACACATTCGAGTGCGATTTCATGTGCGAATTCAGCATCGACTTATTGACGCAGCTGTAGCTACACTTCGGACACTGGAACGGCTTCGAGCGCTGGTGGTTCCGCAGATGGTACTCCAGATGATGCTTGTACTCCGTCACAAACGGACACTTCGGGCAGGTGAGCATCTTTTCCGGCTTAATGTGGGACCGGGTGTGCTCCCAAAAGCTCAGCTTCGTCACGGCGATGAAGTCACACTGCTTGCAACGGAACTTCTTGACCTGCCCGTGCGAGTTCACCTTGGGTTTGCGGATGCCCTCCTCATCTTCGCTGCCATCGTACGACACATCCTCACAGTCCGAGCCCGGTTCTTCCTCCTTGGTGGGTGTTTCCAGAGGTTCCTTGGGCGATTTCGGTGGCGTCACGTCCATTGGTGGGGTGTGCGTAGGTGTCAGTGAGGCAAGATCTACCTTGATCGCACTGCCATTACCTCCGTACATGCGGTTCGGTGTTGCCAGACgctgttggtgctgttgctgcgatGGTAGCTGATGTTGCGCTGAGTTTGGCGGTGGAATCAGCAGTCCCGAATATCCCGGAGGTGTTAGCGGGTTAAAACCGAGCGGATTGTATCCCCCGGCCATGATGCCTGGCGTTCCTTTGCCCTCGAAGAAACCACTCTTGCCGCTCAGCGAGTCCATACTGTCCACGCTCTGCGGTGACGTTGGGTTCGAGTGTGGATCACTCGATAGAAGCGTTGTGTCTTGTTGCGCCTGGTGcggctgctgatgatgatgcaggtgatgatgatggtggtgatgctgcAGCGAATGATGATGCGAATGGTAGTCGAGTGGTTCCGATTTAATCGTTAAATCAAACCAACCACCGTTCGGCGTTACtgtctgctgctgttgctgctgttctgCCGATTGCTGTGGTTGCTGCGTCGCCGTCATTACGGAATCGAAGTTCTGCATTCTGTATGGAAcggagggaaaaaaagcacacacaaaaaagaaaccatcaATAAAACATGCcatgctgttttgttgttttcgttttcttccccTTTCGCATAAAAGGGTGccgaatgtgtttgtgtgtatgtggtacGTCTGTTAGTCAGCAATCCACCCTAGTAGCCATAGGACGATTTCGTTCACTTTCTCCCTTCGCTACAGCGTTTGACTCACTCACACATAGTGAAAAAgggccccttttttttggtacacgcacacaaacatgcGAGAAAAACCAAACGGCAGTTGCGAGGGAGAAAAATCCCCCAAAATTAAATGTCCCTCTTCCCATAGAGGGAAaacagtagaaaaaaaaaccatacacgCTGCTTGGTCCACCCACAGCATCTCCTTCTCCCATCATgggtgattatttttattttcatcatgctttttatttgctgctgttttgttgtttgtcatGAAGGAAGGGGTGGGGGGTAGGGGGTAGGGAAGGGCATACCCCTTCTTTCCCCCTCTCATCCAACTACACCCCCACCGATAATTGGACAGTTTTGTGtactgtgttttattttccggtTTCATTCacggtacgtgtgtgtgagtaggAATATTGTTCCAGtggtaaatgtgtgtgtgtgtgtgtgtgcgtttacTACGTGAGTAAAGTAAGGTCgaatgctatttttttttcttctttttccctTCTCCTCTCTAAtggaaaacgaaaccaaaacacaCGCTTGCCGCATTCTTGTGGCGTTTGAGGGAGGTGGGGGAGTTGGCATGGGTggaaaaatggaggaaaatgcGTACGTCGTCCTCCTGTCCTGGATGCTTTGTCTTCTCTTTTAGCACAAACGTGGTGTGGATTGTTGCGGattcttatttttttgcaGCATTTCGCTAACTTCTTATGTACGAGGGAGGGTTTGGGAAAATCGATACCCCCCCGGCTAGCGTTGAAAGGAAAgttgcgttttgtgtgtgtgtgtgttcttccCGTTCTTGGTGGTGTGGGCCAAAAAGTGTTTCCCCTTGCTTTTTGCTACTAATCCAGAATATTTCCCTCGGTGGAGTATGTTTTTTACTCCTCCCTATCCCAGCGCCATTGTTATCCGGTATGTTTCACGGGGGATGTTTATTATGTACTGCGGTAGTGAGGCACCACACATAACGATTGTGTGATTAAACAGAAGGGAAGGCATCATTTCTCTTCTTCAgctaaaaaaaggaagcaattCGGAAGATTGTACCAAAAATGTCTAACGATGTAAAAGTAATTTAATCAAGAACACAATAACACATTCCGTGtgttggaagaaaaatggcaaTGGAAATAgcattaaataattgttttctcaTATCATCCTTTGTGTTGTGAAAAGGTTCTTCCAAAGTGTCAGCTACAACAATTATTCCCAACACGTATAATTACTGCATGTTTTTcacattaaaatttcaacttCACTCCTGCAAGCGAGCCCTTTTCGGTAAAAGACCCTCATTTGAGACCTTATTGTCATATGCACGCATAAGACGAAGTACGGTTTGAAAAAGGGAAGCAGTTTCATATCATAACACTCCCGGAAAAACTAAACACTTTCCTCACGGCTCGTAAATAAACATTCGACTTTACGACCCCGATCGCCGACCGAAGATCTTATGCGACGACCCTTTACCCCATCGTACACGGTTCACCATCGTGTAGGGACTCCGTAAAGGGGGTAAGCAGAGTTCCCAACGTCCCAACAGCAGTGAAACAATAGAAATGTGCGCACTTTTCTCAGCTAAATCTGTTCCCTGTTTTCGATcggtatgtttttatttttttatagctTTTTCCCTACTTTCAATCGGGTTTTCGATTTGCCGAGCTACGTACCCGGATCACACACAAGAAGGAGGCTTGACTGGTTATGCTGCCTGGCTCTTGCGCTAGGATAActcaaaacaagaaaaaacttAACCCCAGAATTTGACTTTCCCACTCCATTTCCCCCAATACGCGCCAATGGTACGGTCCAATTTTGAGaccatttttggagagttcgCTTTGCTACCCATCAAACCGATCGAACGGGTAGCACCAGAGcgagatccttttttttgccgaatTTGGCAAAGAAAGCCATAGAAAAGTCAAACTTTCTGGCCAGTTGTAAAAATTTCGGTCCAATAATTGCACCCAAGGCTGCTGTAAACATGGTCAAAATCGGGACCCCTAAATTGCCCGGTAAATCTTAAGGACAAAAGAGTTGTCCTTCGGCCAAAGGATAGGAGTAGCGTTTGGAAGAAAGGGGCGTAACTGGGTCAATCAACTTTCGGCCGTGTACTGGTACGCGTTGTAAAAGTGAAATTTTACCCACGGTGCGTAAAATTGCTTTGCTTACCTGAACGTTTTCGATGCAAATGTGTAGTTCTTGGGATTCTCGAGGTCTAAGATGTTGATGAGGGCACCCTGGTGCACGCACTACAACATTCCGGACAACCGACGGGGTTGCTGAAGCAGCAATTTGTTTCACACTTTCAGTTTCCAAATTTGTGTTTCTGGAGCACTTTTAACTAAAATCCTCAAACTTCCTGCAGGTTGTTTAGATTTGCACAAAACGCCAAAACTCACTAGCAACTGTTCACAACATCACGCGTGTCTAAGTCACCTCAGTTTCTTTATTCCATTCTTCGGAGAAAATGCACGATTCATTAGCGAATAGTTCACTTATTTGCGGTTTTTGGTTCACTTCAGCTTCGTAGCAGTGAAAACAATACctacaacacaaaacaacgttTACTTTTCCAAGAGAGAG
The Anopheles moucheti chromosome 2, idAnoMoucSN_F20_07, whole genome shotgun sequence genome window above contains:
- the LOC128299028 gene encoding protein hunchback; protein product: MACFIDGFFFVCAFFPSVPYRMQNFDSVMTATQQPQQSAEQQQQQQTVTPNGGWFDLTIKSEPLDYHSHHHSLQHHHHHHHLHHHQQPHQAQQDTTLLSSDPHSNPTSPQSVDSMDSLSGKSGFFEGKGTPGIMAGGYNPLGFNPLTPPGYSGLLIPPPNSAQHQLPSQQQHQQRLATPNRMYGGNGSAIKVDLASLTPTHTPPMDVTPPKSPKEPLETPTKEEEPGSDCEDVSYDGSEDEEGIRKPKVNSHGQVKKFRCKQCDFIAVTKLSFWEHTRSHIKPEKMLTCPKCPFVTEYKHHLEYHLRNHQRSKPFQCPKCSYSCVNKSMLNSHMKSHSNVFQYRCADCNYATKYCHSLKLHLRKYAHKPDVVLNLDGTPNPLPIIDVYGTRRGPKAKPQKNVDKFLQKQDQTHQQQQSHQQSIKQQESLSGLGNAGDQSAPLTPLNHQGLSTAPTTPFTPPGGGQTNGLMRNLFPHQLFPSPLAHMFKSAAANGNLPLFPYLNLNFQMFADQQAGLSQLSPRSFQQNLMNQLTGEKLNGSASSGSDHDNDLSVKTTSSGGSLGEELLKQITAAAADSSASAAGRNIASHEDSESETTSALLQPSFDESFPPTVSSNNPRTPSTTGKGERSRRKGRAFKLERLSEPATSSAGSTDMDTHYEEEPTVTVPAGTTAVAPVRDSSAPPKERSLECKYCDIAFRDDVLYTIHMGYHGYDDVFKCNMCGEKSEDRIGFFLHIARKAH